In one window of Nesterenkonia sandarakina DNA:
- a CDS encoding non-ribosomal peptide synthetase: MVDRAQPTPTSTNLPRLELTPAQRGIWYAQQLDPENPTYQIGQYLELDGPVDPKVMSLAWTKAIRDIDSLSMRFSEDAKGPYATLQRPEPSAELLTVVDLSGITDPAAARAQARRRIDQEMTQARALESTSLCAAVLFQLPDGENWLFQRVHHIMLDGYSAVIALHYLARVYSALTARIPQGLVRGPVAKLLATLAARRDSPFPSHQDLLEDLHSYAASEQHTADEAFWQEQVQREASVEGLEGTPSGPAREVVRVSLPLDPEQSKLLRELGRDVPKTLVGIIAVYLARITGQDQVSVGLPVTARRGKVAKSTPSMLSNILPLHVGITPDASITEIIGSAGDTVRAAVRHQRFRVETLPGASGMAGPSVNLLPVVADLTFGSTTGKVHILSTGPVHDLSFVISGIDSQAATPTLQLEGDAALHSDQTLREHGQRLRALITAALTAEPGTSVGQLPLTAAPETAALLDHGQGPDLSITAETALQAFTAATAAHPEARAVLAEDGELSFAQLEADSTRLAHHLRHRGVGPGALVAVRIERSVNLPLLVLAVLKSGGAYVPLDPEYPIDRVQGMIEDSAPALLLTSRAQAESDRAAGADWELPTMAVDADTEQAWRRATDDPSTLPLVSQHDLAYVVFTSGSTGRPKGVGVERLALRNLFQEHRDELFDPTQERLGRRARVAHTAGLSFDAAWDPLLWLFAGHELHMISDEDRRDPQRLAELLSEREIDSIETTPSFAEALLSTGLFEASATLPRRHHPSVIAVGGEEVGPDLWNRLAALDGVHAVNLYGPTETTVDSLVAPITADAEPHIGGSVRNSRHYILDSALQPVPHRAVGELYLAGTNVARGYVGQPGMSSARFVADPFAADGSRMYRTGDVVRRRGDGSLRFLGRMDDQVKIRGYRVELSEIEAALRSQPGVGQAAALVHGDGPAARLTGYVAPAANPGIASALDGHAMRDQLRAALPDYMVPSVIMVLDGFPLTPNGKLDRKALPSPQATAAASSQRPRTAMQRRVAEAFAEVLKLDVDGIGVDEDFFAAGGHSLLATQLASILSSPAESHISVRDVFERPTVAGLAERLQQGESADGPAPLHRMAHPETLPVSLTQRRLWFLNRLEPESAAYNIPVVLKLRGLIDTAALREAFADVAARHEPLRTVFPLREGEPIQEVLAGSAARPPFLAVSVPAERVEHVVAQEAERPFDITVETPLRGLLLSSSDTDHTLVAVMHHIASDGWSLRPFATDLSRAYAARAAGQRPDLGELALEYSDFSLWQREHLGDPSDAGSEAHAQAEFWRRELDGAPAEIALPRDRARGVAPQDSSQDVSRSVSQDPADPEAGPSLQQDPAVGVGQLDAEISPALHAQLRSLAAGHSASLFMVLQSALAVTLKQHGAGEDIVVGTPVAGRSDPQLDELVGFFVNTLVLRTRLHQDPELAEVLERVREANTRAYAHQELPFDAVVDAVNPPRTAQMHPIFQVLLTLQNTEPARVELDGVEITVPAQMTSAGVKTDLMVDVSAPAGDDGGLHLALAYDAALFSPASAQRILDTLLRGLHTMAQAPQTRLSGLSAVDEETRSWLEEHSTAPALATSGTILHALEQTAAQHPESPALQDADHQLSFAELLDQVETIAANLHQAGVRRGAPVLLALPRSVDALSALLGILRAGAIAVPVDVSYPVGRISQIAASAAPRAAILPEAADPQGLEQELLRQRPELLRLRAEDLKRPTGAAVPPAPQPADAAYLVHTSGTTGTPKGVQVPHSALRNVLDHHQHRLIGPAQERCAPALPRMLHLSGLGFDAAWDPILWLVSGTTVVIPAEAQRVDAEAVVGLLTGAGEPAPDSRGADRTPATGIDVVETTPSYAQQLLSLGLLDALEAQDRDLTLALGGEAISAALWRAVADSPRLQGWNLYGPSEFTVDSVLTPITGDEPHIGRPINNLTARVLDSSLALVPPGVEGDLYLSGISEAHGYRGRPAETASAFVADPWSTGGRMYRTGDVVRRRQDGTLEFLRRDDDQVKIRGHRIEVAEVESVLGALEGVESAVVRVVTPGGADTAQLAAWVVGSRTPEDLKSAASRLLPEYMLPTRILGVEEIPLTSHGKVDVAALPEPAVTTGARQPETEREQAVCDVMSEVLGVPSVGLDDDFFALGGHSLLAVTLVGRLEKQLGLSIPLRAVFEAGTPAQLLRIGARPAPADAGSGAENTSSTPAEQMLGSLQTWVQDHPRLDGAELPLTAGQSRLWFLNQLDPSSAEYNVVLHVELRGALDAAAMGGAIDDLVARHEVLRTSFPAQGSASPSRSDAPAAAEARPVQLVHEPRSGVLGDEPLEISAGFDLSKEKPLRAALVDLGDQTSAGGGAEQTEQTWRLELVLHHIATDGASLAPLVRDLAASYTARACGGTALRRPLSVQFGDVARREAHLQELIRARGEEDPALLRWVDRLDAAPTELALPKDGQRAQSASQPAGQLRFTIPAELAGKVAAAATAQSASSFHGWLAGLAGYLRRIGAGEDVVIGSPSAGRTDPDVEELIGFFVNTLPLRLDLSEESLSFADAVSLARQQTLAALEDEHVPFEQIVERVRPERQLGRHPLFQTMLSVEQPTDLSLDLPNVTATPLDPGTTGSAKVDLSFTLRPGAGKDTDVDGVLEFNAALFSERAAQALIRNWMRFLEEVGQVPDRPLLDAELAGTASDLTPWPDASGPEDRRATVLDSLAASVRRAPDATALVTSGASLSFGELETRTLTIAAGLAANGVQPGDVVALCLPRSVDTVAALLGSWRAGAVAMPIDTTLPESRVAAMLAAAAPRMLLHGEEATAAGPLKSSSELARDAAEQASLDGAELRGMDALLSQSTPVGDSLSGQGSRPAPARAQDAAYLIFTSGTTGTPKGVQVPHGALEHLLASHRGTLMPSAQEQPQRLAHTTGVGFDAAMDPILWLAAGHQVHLIEDATRRDPQALVGYFQEHRITAWETTPSYVSALTAHAGLGDHLDASSPEDPFVLLLGGEPVDPDLWGWLRQRSTTTSWNLYGPTEVGVDSLVAPVAGDSQPDLGSPTTATRAYVLDERLRPVPDGSVGELWLAGAQLADGYRGRSAETASRFVADPFSAVGGRMYRTGDLVVVESGAEGQRPRVRSLGRADTQVKIRGYRVEPAEVESVLRGTPGVSQAVVRPRALERGTELLAWVTLDSGEGPDATAKPELQSELMRRLRAVLPGYMVPAAVGLLAEIPLTPNGKVDDRALPTPESSTAGREGRAPRNPAEQAVADAFSQVLGAAEVTAEDSFFDLGGHSFLAQPVISAINTALTADLPVQAIFQAPTVQGLAALVESGAADVAESLRAVLPLRREGTGSPLFAVHPGSGVSWSFSSLVTHLDTARPILGLQMPGIAADEPVPTEPATMQELITQYVDVILSEQSEGPFHLVGWSFGGRLAHAIAAALQEQGHEVGTLAVLDAYPAEESMAGITDEQSLWRAFLGAQGVRAPAHGRLSAGRARSLLREAGSPLASVPEETMRRSATRFRTIGTLFDRSPVPVYRGDLHLVEATTDVPADRPAPSAWTPHVTGEIIVERAELPHARMLEPAGVRALAAVLAED, translated from the coding sequence ATGGTCGACCGCGCGCAGCCGACACCCACCTCGACGAACCTTCCAAGACTCGAGCTGACACCGGCGCAGCGCGGCATCTGGTACGCCCAGCAGCTGGACCCGGAGAACCCGACGTATCAGATCGGCCAGTACCTCGAGCTGGACGGACCAGTGGACCCCAAGGTGATGAGCCTCGCCTGGACCAAAGCGATCCGGGACATCGACTCCTTGTCCATGCGCTTCTCCGAGGACGCCAAGGGCCCCTACGCCACGCTGCAGCGACCCGAGCCTTCGGCCGAGCTGCTCACCGTGGTGGACCTCTCCGGGATCACAGACCCCGCAGCGGCCCGGGCACAGGCGCGCCGGCGCATCGATCAGGAGATGACGCAGGCTCGGGCACTGGAGTCCACGAGCCTCTGCGCCGCGGTGCTCTTCCAGCTCCCCGATGGTGAGAACTGGCTGTTCCAGCGTGTGCACCACATCATGTTGGATGGCTACTCCGCAGTGATCGCGCTGCACTACCTGGCGCGCGTCTACTCTGCTCTCACCGCGCGGATCCCCCAGGGGCTCGTGCGCGGGCCCGTCGCGAAGCTGCTCGCCACCCTCGCCGCGCGGCGAGACTCTCCGTTCCCGAGCCACCAGGATCTGCTCGAGGACCTTCACTCCTACGCCGCGTCGGAACAGCACACCGCGGATGAGGCGTTCTGGCAGGAACAGGTGCAGCGCGAAGCATCGGTGGAGGGACTCGAGGGCACCCCCAGCGGACCTGCCCGGGAGGTGGTCCGGGTCAGCCTGCCTCTGGACCCCGAGCAGTCGAAGCTGCTGCGTGAACTCGGTCGGGACGTGCCCAAGACCCTGGTCGGGATCATCGCGGTCTATCTCGCCAGGATCACCGGCCAGGATCAGGTCTCTGTGGGCCTGCCGGTGACCGCCCGGCGTGGCAAGGTGGCGAAGTCGACGCCGTCGATGCTCTCCAACATCTTGCCGCTGCACGTAGGGATCACCCCTGATGCCAGCATCACCGAGATCATCGGCTCCGCCGGCGACACGGTGCGCGCCGCGGTGCGGCACCAGCGCTTCCGGGTGGAGACCCTTCCGGGGGCGTCCGGCATGGCCGGACCCTCGGTGAACCTGCTGCCGGTGGTCGCGGACCTCACATTCGGCAGCACCACGGGGAAGGTGCACATCCTCTCCACCGGACCGGTCCATGACCTTTCCTTCGTGATCTCAGGCATCGACAGCCAGGCAGCCACCCCCACCCTCCAGCTGGAGGGTGACGCCGCACTGCACTCCGATCAGACGCTGCGCGAACATGGCCAGCGGCTGCGAGCCCTGATCACGGCGGCGCTGACCGCAGAGCCCGGAACCAGCGTGGGACAGCTCCCGCTCACCGCCGCACCGGAGACCGCCGCCCTGTTGGACCACGGTCAGGGACCGGACCTCTCGATCACGGCGGAGACCGCGCTGCAGGCCTTCACCGCCGCCACAGCGGCACACCCCGAGGCGCGCGCAGTTCTCGCCGAGGACGGCGAGCTGAGCTTCGCTCAGCTCGAGGCGGACTCCACACGGCTGGCCCACCACCTGCGCCACCGCGGCGTGGGGCCTGGAGCGCTGGTGGCGGTGCGGATCGAACGAAGCGTCAACCTGCCGCTGCTGGTGCTGGCGGTGCTGAAGTCCGGCGGCGCCTACGTCCCGCTGGACCCCGAATACCCGATCGACCGGGTCCAGGGGATGATCGAGGACTCCGCCCCTGCGCTGCTGCTCACCAGCCGCGCGCAGGCAGAATCGGACCGCGCGGCGGGCGCCGACTGGGAGCTGCCCACCATGGCGGTGGACGCTGACACCGAACAGGCCTGGCGCCGGGCCACCGATGACCCGAGCACGCTTCCGCTGGTGTCCCAGCATGACCTGGCCTATGTGGTGTTCACCTCGGGCAGCACCGGCCGACCCAAGGGAGTGGGCGTCGAGCGGCTCGCGCTGCGCAACCTGTTCCAGGAGCACCGGGACGAGCTCTTCGACCCGACCCAGGAGCGCCTCGGCCGGCGGGCCAGGGTCGCCCATACCGCCGGGCTCTCCTTCGACGCGGCCTGGGACCCGCTGCTGTGGCTCTTCGCCGGCCACGAGCTGCACATGATCAGCGACGAGGACCGCCGTGACCCGCAGCGCCTGGCGGAGCTGCTCAGCGAGCGCGAGATCGACTCCATCGAGACCACCCCCTCCTTCGCCGAGGCGCTGCTGTCCACCGGTCTCTTCGAGGCCAGCGCGACCCTCCCCCGCAGGCACCATCCCAGTGTGATCGCCGTCGGCGGCGAAGAGGTCGGACCTGACCTGTGGAACCGCCTCGCCGCCCTTGACGGCGTGCACGCCGTGAACCTCTATGGCCCCACCGAGACCACGGTGGACAGCCTGGTGGCACCGATCACCGCGGATGCCGAGCCGCACATCGGCGGCTCGGTGCGCAACAGCCGGCACTACATCCTGGACAGTGCGCTGCAACCGGTCCCGCACCGTGCCGTCGGTGAGCTCTACCTGGCCGGCACCAACGTGGCCCGCGGCTACGTGGGGCAGCCGGGGATGAGCTCCGCGCGCTTCGTGGCAGACCCCTTCGCCGCCGACGGCTCCAGGATGTACCGCACAGGCGACGTCGTCCGGCGTCGCGGCGACGGTTCCCTGCGCTTCCTGGGCCGCATGGACGACCAGGTCAAGATCCGCGGCTACCGGGTGGAACTCAGCGAGATCGAGGCCGCGCTGCGCAGCCAGCCAGGAGTCGGCCAGGCCGCCGCCCTGGTCCACGGCGACGGGCCGGCCGCCCGGCTGACCGGATACGTCGCCCCCGCCGCCAACCCGGGGATCGCCTCCGCCCTGGATGGTCATGCGATGCGGGACCAGCTCCGTGCCGCGCTGCCGGACTATATGGTGCCCAGCGTCATCATGGTCCTGGACGGCTTCCCGCTCACCCCGAACGGCAAGCTGGACCGCAAAGCGCTGCCGAGCCCGCAGGCCACCGCGGCGGCAAGTTCACAGCGCCCCCGCACCGCGATGCAGCGGCGCGTGGCCGAGGCGTTCGCCGAGGTGCTGAAGCTCGACGTCGACGGCATCGGGGTCGACGAGGACTTCTTCGCTGCGGGCGGTCATTCCTTGCTGGCCACCCAGCTTGCCTCGATCCTCTCCTCCCCCGCCGAGTCTCATATCAGCGTCCGGGATGTGTTCGAGCGCCCCACCGTGGCAGGTCTGGCGGAACGTCTGCAACAGGGCGAGTCCGCGGACGGACCGGCGCCGCTGCACCGGATGGCGCACCCCGAGACGCTGCCGGTGTCGCTGACCCAGCGCCGGCTCTGGTTCCTCAACCGCCTGGAGCCTGAGTCCGCGGCCTACAACATCCCCGTGGTGCTCAAGCTGAGAGGCCTGATCGACACCGCCGCGCTGCGCGAGGCGTTCGCTGACGTCGCCGCCCGGCACGAGCCGCTGCGCACCGTCTTCCCGCTGCGTGAGGGAGAACCGATCCAGGAGGTGCTCGCGGGATCGGCGGCGCGCCCGCCCTTCCTCGCCGTCTCGGTCCCGGCGGAGCGGGTTGAGCACGTGGTGGCTCAGGAAGCCGAACGACCCTTCGACATCACGGTGGAGACCCCGCTGCGAGGCCTGCTGCTGAGCTCCTCCGACACCGATCACACGCTGGTCGCCGTGATGCATCACATCGCCTCCGACGGCTGGTCGCTGCGGCCCTTCGCCACCGATCTGTCCCGCGCCTACGCCGCACGCGCCGCCGGTCAGCGCCCCGACCTGGGCGAACTCGCCCTGGAATACAGTGATTTCAGCCTCTGGCAGCGCGAGCACCTGGGGGATCCCTCCGATGCTGGGAGCGAGGCGCATGCGCAGGCCGAGTTCTGGCGCCGCGAGCTCGACGGCGCGCCCGCCGAGATCGCGCTGCCGCGGGACCGCGCGCGCGGTGTCGCACCCCAGGACTCGTCGCAGGATGTGTCGAGGAGCGTGTCGCAGGACCCAGCCGATCCGGAGGCAGGCCCGAGCCTGCAGCAGGACCCGGCGGTCGGCGTCGGGCAGCTCGACGCCGAGATCAGCCCCGCCCTGCACGCGCAGCTGCGGAGCCTGGCCGCGGGTCACAGCGCCAGCCTGTTCATGGTGCTGCAGTCGGCGCTGGCCGTGACGCTGAAGCAGCACGGCGCCGGGGAGGACATCGTCGTGGGCACCCCGGTGGCTGGACGCAGCGACCCGCAGCTCGATGAGCTGGTCGGGTTCTTCGTGAACACTCTGGTGCTGCGCACCCGCCTGCACCAGGATCCCGAGCTGGCCGAGGTGCTCGAGCGGGTGCGCGAGGCGAACACCCGCGCCTACGCGCACCAGGAGCTCCCCTTCGACGCGGTGGTCGACGCCGTGAACCCGCCGCGCACCGCGCAGATGCACCCGATCTTCCAGGTGCTGCTGACCCTGCAGAACACCGAACCGGCCCGGGTCGAACTGGACGGGGTGGAGATCACCGTGCCCGCCCAGATGACCAGCGCCGGGGTCAAGACGGACCTGATGGTCGACGTCAGCGCCCCCGCGGGCGACGACGGCGGGCTGCACCTCGCCCTGGCCTATGACGCCGCGCTGTTCTCCCCCGCGAGCGCCCAGCGCATCCTGGACACGCTGCTGCGCGGGCTGCACACCATGGCGCAGGCGCCCCAGACGCGCCTGTCCGGGCTGAGCGCGGTGGATGAGGAGACCCGCAGCTGGCTCGAGGAGCACAGCACCGCCCCGGCGCTGGCCACCTCCGGCACGATTCTCCACGCCCTGGAGCAGACCGCTGCGCAACATCCGGAGTCCCCGGCGCTGCAGGACGCAGATCACCAGCTGAGCTTCGCGGAGCTGCTGGATCAGGTCGAGACCATCGCCGCGAACCTGCACCAGGCAGGGGTGCGACGCGGTGCGCCGGTGCTGCTGGCTCTGCCGCGCAGCGTCGACGCGCTGAGCGCTCTGCTGGGAATCCTGCGCGCCGGCGCCATCGCGGTCCCGGTGGACGTGAGCTACCCGGTGGGCAGGATCAGCCAGATCGCCGCCAGCGCCGCGCCGCGGGCCGCGATCCTGCCCGAGGCCGCGGACCCCCAGGGGCTGGAGCAGGAGCTGCTCCGGCAGCGCCCCGAGCTGCTGCGGCTGCGCGCTGAGGACCTCAAACGGCCCACCGGTGCCGCCGTGCCGCCGGCTCCGCAGCCCGCGGACGCGGCGTACCTGGTCCACACCTCGGGGACCACGGGCACACCGAAGGGCGTGCAGGTGCCGCACAGCGCATTGCGCAATGTGTTGGACCACCACCAGCACCGGCTGATCGGCCCGGCCCAGGAACGCTGCGCGCCGGCGCTGCCGAGGATGCTGCACCTGAGCGGATTGGGCTTCGACGCCGCCTGGGACCCGATCCTCTGGCTGGTCTCCGGCACCACGGTGGTGATCCCTGCGGAGGCACAGCGCGTCGACGCCGAGGCCGTCGTCGGGCTGCTCACCGGAGCCGGCGAGCCCGCCCCGGACTCTCGCGGCGCGGACCGGACCCCCGCGACCGGGATCGACGTGGTGGAGACCACCCCGTCCTACGCCCAGCAGCTGCTCAGCCTGGGCCTGCTGGACGCCCTCGAGGCTCAGGACCGGGACCTCACGCTGGCCCTCGGCGGCGAGGCCATCTCGGCCGCGCTCTGGCGCGCCGTCGCGGACTCCCCACGACTCCAGGGCTGGAACCTCTATGGCCCCAGCGAGTTCACGGTGGACTCCGTGCTGACCCCGATCACCGGGGACGAACCGCATATCGGTCGACCGATCAACAACCTGACCGCGCGAGTGCTGGACTCCTCGCTGGCGCTGGTGCCCCCGGGCGTGGAGGGAGATCTCTACCTCTCCGGGATCTCGGAGGCGCACGGCTATCGTGGACGCCCCGCGGAGACCGCGTCGGCGTTCGTCGCCGATCCCTGGAGCACCGGCGGACGGATGTACCGGACCGGGGACGTGGTGCGCCGCAGGCAGGACGGCACCCTGGAGTTCCTGCGTCGCGATGATGACCAGGTCAAGATCCGCGGGCACCGGATCGAGGTGGCAGAGGTGGAATCCGTGCTCGGCGCGCTCGAGGGCGTGGAGTCCGCCGTCGTGCGGGTGGTCACCCCCGGCGGCGCGGACACCGCACAGCTGGCCGCCTGGGTGGTCGGCTCACGCACCCCGGAGGACCTGAAGTCCGCCGCCTCCCGGCTGCTGCCGGAGTACATGCTCCCCACCCGGATCCTCGGGGTCGAGGAGATCCCGCTGACCTCCCACGGCAAGGTCGACGTCGCAGCGCTTCCGGAACCTGCGGTCACCACAGGTGCGCGGCAGCCCGAGACGGAGCGGGAACAGGCCGTCTGCGACGTGATGAGCGAGGTGCTCGGAGTGCCAAGCGTCGGGCTCGACGACGACTTCTTCGCGCTCGGCGGGCACTCGCTGCTCGCAGTCACCCTGGTGGGCCGACTGGAGAAGCAGCTGGGACTCTCGATCCCGCTGCGCGCAGTCTTTGAGGCCGGGACCCCGGCGCAGCTGCTGCGCATCGGGGCGCGCCCAGCCCCCGCTGATGCAGGGTCGGGGGCCGAGAACACCTCCTCGACACCTGCCGAGCAGATGCTCGGCTCGTTGCAGACCTGGGTCCAGGACCACCCTCGCCTCGACGGCGCGGAGCTGCCACTGACCGCGGGCCAGTCCAGGCTCTGGTTCCTGAACCAGCTGGACCCCTCCTCGGCTGAGTACAACGTGGTCCTGCACGTGGAGCTGCGCGGAGCGCTGGACGCCGCCGCGATGGGCGGGGCGATCGATGATCTGGTGGCCCGCCACGAAGTGCTGCGCACCAGCTTCCCCGCCCAGGGATCCGCTTCACCGTCCCGCTCCGACGCACCGGCTGCCGCCGAGGCCCGACCGGTGCAGCTCGTGCATGAACCCCGATCCGGGGTGCTCGGGGATGAGCCGCTGGAGATCTCCGCCGGGTTCGACCTGAGCAAGGAGAAGCCGCTGCGCGCGGCGCTGGTCGACCTCGGGGATCAGACCAGTGCAGGCGGTGGAGCAGAGCAGACGGAGCAGACCTGGCGTCTGGAGCTTGTGCTGCACCACATCGCCACCGACGGCGCCTCCCTGGCGCCCCTGGTGCGCGACCTCGCGGCCTCCTACACCGCCCGGGCCTGCGGAGGCACTGCCCTGCGCCGACCGCTGAGCGTGCAGTTCGGTGATGTGGCGCGCCGGGAAGCTCACCTGCAGGAGCTGATCCGGGCACGCGGTGAGGAGGACCCGGCCCTGCTGCGCTGGGTGGACCGGCTCGACGCGGCGCCCACCGAACTGGCGCTGCCGAAGGACGGGCAGCGGGCGCAGAGCGCGAGCCAGCCGGCCGGGCAGCTGCGCTTCACCATCCCGGCGGAACTCGCCGGGAAGGTCGCCGCCGCGGCCACCGCGCAGTCCGCCAGCAGCTTCCACGGCTGGCTTGCCGGGCTGGCCGGTTACCTGCGGCGCATCGGCGCCGGGGAGGACGTGGTCATCGGCTCCCCCTCCGCGGGTCGCACCGACCCGGACGTCGAGGAGCTGATCGGGTTCTTCGTGAACACCCTGCCGCTGCGTCTGGACCTCTCCGAGGAATCGCTGAGCTTCGCCGACGCGGTGTCACTGGCCCGCCAGCAGACGCTCGCCGCGCTGGAGGACGAACACGTCCCCTTCGAGCAGATCGTGGAACGGGTGCGCCCGGAGCGCCAACTCGGCCGCCACCCGCTGTTCCAGACCATGCTCTCGGTGGAGCAGCCCACCGACCTCAGTCTGGACCTGCCCAACGTCACGGCCACCCCGCTGGATCCAGGGACCACCGGCAGCGCCAAGGTGGACCTCTCCTTCACGCTGCGTCCCGGCGCTGGCAAGGACACCGATGTGGACGGCGTGCTGGAGTTCAATGCGGCGCTCTTCTCCGAACGTGCCGCCCAGGCCCTCATCCGGAACTGGATGCGGTTCCTGGAGGAGGTCGGGCAGGTCCCGGACCGGCCGCTGCTGGACGCCGAGCTGGCCGGAACCGCGTCTGATCTGACGCCCTGGCCGGACGCCTCCGGTCCAGAGGACCGGAGAGCCACAGTGCTGGACTCCCTTGCTGCGAGCGTGCGCCGAGCGCCCGATGCCACCGCCCTGGTCACATCCGGGGCCAGCCTGAGCTTCGGCGAACTCGAGACCCGCACCCTCACGATCGCTGCGGGACTCGCCGCGAACGGGGTCCAGCCAGGAGATGTGGTGGCGCTGTGCCTGCCACGCTCCGTGGACACCGTGGCTGCCCTGCTCGGCAGCTGGCGGGCCGGCGCGGTCGCGATGCCGATCGACACCACCCTGCCGGAGTCCCGGGTCGCGGCGATGCTCGCCGCGGCAGCGCCCCGGATGCTGCTGCACGGGGAGGAGGCCACCGCCGCCGGGCCGCTGAAGAGCTCTTCCGAACTGGCGCGCGACGCCGCGGAGCAGGCCTCCCTCGACGGCGCGGAGCTGCGCGGGATGGACGCGCTGCTCAGCCAGAGCACACCGGTCGGGGACTCGCTCTCCGGGCAGGGCTCTCGCCCTGCGCCGGCACGCGCCCAGGACGCGGCGTATCTGATCTTCACCTCGGGCACCACCGGGACGCCGAAGGGTGTGCAGGTGCCGCATGGCGCACTGGAGCACCTGCTGGCTTCGCACCGTGGAACGCTGATGCCCTCGGCGCAGGAGCAGCCCCAGCGGCTGGCGCACACCACGGGGGTGGGGTTCGACGCCGCCATGGACCCGATCCTCTGGCTGGCCGCCGGGCATCAGGTGCACCTGATCGAGGACGCCACTCGCCGGGACCCGCAGGCGCTGGTCGGCTACTTCCAGGAACACAGGATCACGGCCTGGGAGACCACGCCGAGCTATGTCAGCGCCCTGACCGCGCACGCCGGACTGGGAGATCACCTCGACGCGAGCAGCCCGGAGGACCCCTTCGTGCTGCTGCTGGGTGGGGAGCCGGTGGATCCTGACCTGTGGGGGTGGCTGCGACAGCGCAGCACCACCACCTCCTGGAACCTCTATGGCCCCACCGAGGTGGGGGTAGATTCCCTCGTCGCCCCGGTGGCCGGTGACTCCCAGCCTGACCTGGGTTCCCCCACCACTGCCACGAGGGCCTACGTGCTCGATGAGCGGCTGCGGCCGGTTCCCGATGGGTCAGTGGGTGAGCTCTGGCTGGCCGGGGCCCAGCTGGCCGACGGCTACCGCGGCAGGTCCGCTGAGACTGCCAGCCGCTTCGTGGCGGATCCGTTCTCCGCCGTGGGCGGGCGGATGTACCGGACCGGCGACCTCGTCGTCGTCGAATCCGGCGCGGAAGGACAGCGCCCTCGCGTGCGGTCCCTGGGACGCGCCGATACACAGGTGAAGATCCGCGGCTACCGCGTGGAGCCGGCCGAGGTGGAGTCTGTGCTGCGTGGCACACCTGGGGTCTCGCAGGCCGTGGTGCGTCCGCGTGCCCTGGAGCGCGGGACCGAGCTGCTGGCCTGGGTGACCCTGGACTCCGGGGAAGGACCGGACGCCACGGCGAAGCCTGAGCTGCAGTCGGAGCTGATGCGTCGGCTGCGTGCCGTGCTTCCGGGATATATGGTCCCGGCGGCGGTCGGCCTCCTGGCTGAGATCCCGCTGACCCCCAACGGCAAGGTCGATGACCGCGCGCTGCCGACGCCTGAGTCCTCGACGGCCGGCCGCGAGGGGCGCGCCCCGCGGAACCCTGCCGAGCAGGCCGTGGCGGACGCGTTCTCTCAGGTGCTGGGCGCGGCAGAGGTCACTGCGGAGGACTCCTTCTTCGACCTCGGCGGCCACTCGTTCCTGGCTCAGCCGGTCATCTCGGCGATCAACACCGCCCTGACCGCAGACCTGCCGGTGCAGGCGATCTTCCAGGCACCCACGGTGCAGGGACTCGCCGCGCTGGTGGAGTCCGGTGCGGCCGACGTCGCCGAGAGCCTGCGCGCGGTGCTTCCGCTGCGCCGGGAGGGGACGGGCAGCCCGCTCTTCGCCGTGCACCCTGGCAGCGGCGTGAGCTGGTCCTTCTCCTCACTGGTGACCCACCTGGACACTGCGCGACCGATCCTCGGTCTGCAGATGCCAGGCATCGCCGCCGATGAGCCGGTGCCCACGGAGCCCGCCACGATGCAGGAGCTGATCACCCAGTACGTGGATGTGATCCTCAGCGAGCAGTCGGAGGGCCCCTTCCACCTGGTGGGCTGGTCCTTCGGGGGTCGGCTGGCTCATGCCATCGCGGCCGCGCTGCAGGAGCAGGGTCACGAGGTGGGCACGCTCGCGGTGCTCGACGCCTACCCTGCGGAGGAGTCGATGGCCGGGATCACCGATGAGCAGAGCCTCTGGCGTGCGTTCCTCGGCGCCCAGGGTGTCCGCGCCCCGGCTCATGGTCGACTCTCGGCCGGCCGCGCCCGGTCTCTGCTGCGCGAGGCCGGCAGCCCGCTGGCCTCGGTGCCGGAGGAGACCATGCGGCGCAGCGCCACACGTTTCCGCACCATCGGGACGCTCTTCGATCGCAGCCCGGTTCCGGTCTACCGCGGCGACCTCCACCTGGTGGAGGCCACCACGGATGTCCCGGCGGACCGTCCGGCGCCGAGCGCCTGGACCCCGCATGTCACCGGGGAGATCATCGTGGAACGTGCAGAGCTTCCGCACGCTCGCATGCTGGAGCCCGCGGGAGTCCGCGCGCTTGCCGCGGTGCTGGCTGAGGACTGA